The Miscanthus floridulus cultivar M001 chromosome 17, ASM1932011v1, whole genome shotgun sequence genome has a window encoding:
- the LOC136514851 gene encoding uncharacterized protein, whose product MALTSVFRRVNVKELISNASVYASATESSGGMSLVFRRWATKKTAGSTKNGRDSNPKYLGVKKFGGEKVEPGNIIVRQRGTRFHPGNYVGMGKDHTLFCLKEGHVRFKRNKLTGRKWVHVDPVAGHDLHPVYTSGSTTAVDLEAQL is encoded by the exons ATGGCTTTAACATCAGTGTTCAGGAGAGTGAATGTCAAAGAACTGATCTCAAATGCTTCGGTGTATGCTAGCGCAACAG AATCTTCTGGAGGAATGAGCTTGGTGTTTAGACGCTGGGCTACCAAGAAGACTGCTGGATCAACTAAAAATGGCCGTGACTCCAATCCCAAGTATTTGGGTGTAAAGAAGTTTGGTGGAGAG AAAGTGGAACCGGGAAACATCATTGTCCGCCAAAGGGGGACTCGCTTCCACCCTGGGAACTACGTCGGCATGGGCAAGGATCACACTCTCTTCTGCCTTAAGGAAGGCCACGTGCGGTTCAAGCGCAACAAGCTGACTGGCAGGAAATGGGTCCATGTTGACCCTGTGGCTGGCCATGATCTACACCCAGTCTACACCAGTGGTTCGACTACTGCAgtcgacctggaggcgcagttgtaG